AGCCGGAATCGTTGATTTTCGTGACTTTTTCcgataaaaacaacaacgcgTACACCCGGATTCAGATCAAGCCGCGTTTGTTTAgttggttgtgtgtgtttttttctttttcgtcgcATGACAGCTGTCTATTCCTcttctaagctttttttattgttattgtttacagaaactgttttttttacatatttgtGTGAATAATGTGCTTGCATTATCATAGAAAAATGACCATTTAGCATATAAACTCCAAAACATAACGTAGAAACAATAAGAAAAggagatttgaaaaaatccaaataATATATATTAACcttaacaatacggcactggaccgtcataattaattataaataaataaatatattaaccTTGATTGTAAACGAAGCTCGATTTGTTTGTCGAGCAGTCCTACGGGCGAAACTGCTCGATTTGATCAGCGTTCAAAATTTAACCGAAACTGCGCTTCCTTCACTTGTCAAAGAcgttgaaaacaaaatcggCAAGCAAACGAACGTATAGCGTTCTGGAACAGAGTTGTTGGGTGGTAAATAGATAGAAAGTGTACAAAAGCAGCATACATCTCGGTGATAACGCGATAACGTGAACAAATTCAATTGTGAAATCACTACAATTTGTGCAGCACAAAGCACAGGAACGACACAGCTCACGAGGCAGATGTTTAACATGGATTCCAAAATTCCCAAACCAGCGTTCTTGAAGAAACCTGCCGGACCGCTTAGTTTGCCCGGTAATGCTCGTCTACCGTTAAGCAGAGACTTGCTTAATCTCCCCCAAGCAAATGCAACCATGTTTGCCAAGCGTATGGCCTCGCCCGATAAGCCAAGTAACGGGGGTGTGTTGAACCGTGCCAAATTGCGCCGCAGCCGATCAGCTACCGATCTAAACAGACCGGACTTCCATCGCCCGAAGTACATGTCCAATCTGGCACCGATAGCGTCAAGATCGGTCGCTATTAACGCCACAACCGTATCGATGATGGTGGGCAGCGATCTGATCAAACCGCTATCCGAAACCAACGGTACCAGAACGCACCTTCGCAGAAGTCGTTCCGCTTGCGACATTGCGATGAAATCGAATGTGTCCTCTGGGTCATCCACAAATACATCATCCGTAAGTGGGATGTCATCGTTGGCCGGATACAAGCGACAGCCACCAGCCGCAGCCGCAGTTCGTAATGGTGTACCGGCCAAGGTTTCCAAGATGGTTACATTAAACCCGAAAAATGCTGGGCCAGCTGGGATTGCTACAACCACGCTTACCAAACCATCATCACAGAAGCCAGCAATCGCTCTAACTGCATCAAAGAAGGCGATGGTTCCGCCAATAAAAAGTATTTTAGGTGTCAAAACAGGTagcagtagtggtggtggcggcgtaACTGTTTCGAGTACAAAAACGACCAGTGTGAATGCTCCAAAAGCGAACGCCGTTGGCACGAAGCCAGTTGGCAAAACGATGAACAAACGCATTCCACCGTACGACTATAAAGCCCGGTTTGCCAACCTGACCGAAAAGCACAAAGCGCTGGTGGAGAAACATGAGAAACTCCAGGAAGAGCATGCCAGCCGGGAAGCTCTGCAGGAGCTGTACGATGATTGTACCCGCGAGCTGAGCAAtctgaaaaatcaacacaCCCAACTGCAGGCCGAACTGCGACAGATCCGACTGGAGAATGAAGAGCTAAAGCAAAGCAATGTAACGCTCACTGCCGCCCTTCAGCACACGGAAACGGAATTGAGCAAATATCGGGAAAAATTTACCGTCGTCGATCGGGAAAATGAGGAGCTACGAAAACAGCTGAAAGAGCTGGAAGAGCGGACAGCTTACCTGGAGGAAGAAAACATTACCCTGCAGGACACAAACCAACGCAACACGGAGCTGCTGTTCCACGCTAACATCGAGCGAAAAGATCTGCACAACATGGTTATGGACCTTCGGGGCAATATTCGGGTGTTTTGCCGTGTGCGGCCACCGCTGCCTTCGGAAGCGAACCGAATCGAGTGCGGTTGGAAGTATCTGGACGAGCAGTCGATCGAGCTGATTGCGATGGACGGCACTAACAAGCGGATGGATTTCAGCTTCGATCACGTGTTCCATCCGCGCACGACACAGCAGGACATATTCGACAACGTGTCGCCACTGATACAGTCCGCCCTGGATGGGTACAATGTGTGCATTTTTGCGTACGGCCAAACGGGAAGCGGCAAAACGTATACGATGGACGGCGTACCGGACAGCTTGGGCGTTATTCCGCGCACGGTCGATGTGATCTTCAACGCGGTCCATGATTACAAGTGCTTTGGCTGGGAGTATGAGGTATGGTAGAAAGATTCACGTGGCATGAGACACTAGCTCTCTTAACCAACAATTCATTTGTTCATGTCTATTCCCCAGATCCGAGTCACGTTCCTTGAGATCTATAACGAAGTGTTGTACGATCTGCTGGACACCTCTGGCACGACGAAAGAGCTCGAAATTAGAATGGCCaatgcgaaaaacaaaacggaagtGTATGTGTCCAACATCATCGAGCAAACGGTCGAATCGACTGGCCGTTTGCACCAGCTGATGAATATTGCCAAGATGAATCGTGCAACGGCCGCGACCGCCGGCAATGAGCGTTCGTCTCGGTCACATGCGGTGACGAAAATAACACTGATCGGAACGCACCAGGACAAGGGTGAAACGTGCATCGGTTCGGTGAATCTCGTCGATTTGGCCGGTTCCGAAAGTCCCAAGACGAGCGTACGCATggacgaaacgaaaaacattaACCGATCGTTGAGCGAGCTGAGCAACGTTATTTTGGCGCTGGTGCAGCGGAACGAACACATTCCGTACCGGAACTCGAAGCTAACGCATCTGCTGATGCCCAGCCTGGGCGGCAACTCGAAAACGCTGATGTTTGTGAACGTATCGCCGTTTCAGGACTGTTTTATGGAGACCGTCAAATCGCTCCGATTTGCGTCGCAGGTAAACTCGTGCAAGATGCagaaggtgaagaaaaataaggtCCTGAATGGTTCTGCGGTCATGTAATAGCAAGTAAATTTGGGGTAGTAACTTCTTGATGAATGAccgttgtaattttttttgtgttattgtaATTGTACTCTTTTGGGCagacgaacaaaaaacattacaaaacgGAAGAGAGGACACGTTAAACATTTGAATGGATAAAATAATCTAttataatattataaaatCTCCACACCGATGAGACATCCGATGCCAAACggagtttaaattttattcatccAGTTTCTAGTGGTAATTTATGCGCGCGATTTTGTGACAGAGTAACATAGGCCATCGTTGTGAGCCGTCGGTGTTTGACGCAGGCCTTCAGATTTAAGCAATGATTCTAATCATCGTACAATAAATGCATGTGTTTTCGATTAGGGACTAAGGGTCGGTCTCTCCTTGCTTCATAAGCCTCGTTGTATGCTCTTTggaaatatcacaaaataaggAAATTTCTCCAAAAATTTGTAGCACCAGATTAATCGAGAATAACGTCAATTGGATTGCGAAACTTGCATTTATCCCGTGCATTACTTTAAGCAGGACAGAGTGCGAAGTGCGAAGTGTTCCCGTTCCAATTCGTTGCTTGAATTTTGGGCATATTTGAATCACAAACCACATTACATTGGTCACTAGTAGAAGTCCCACGACAAAAAGAGCTAGTACAGCACTGTAAAATAACACACGAACCATGGGATCGATCGGCTCGGTGCTGGTGATGTTATATGCTCGAACGTATGTCAGGATCTGCACGACATTTGCCGTCAAAATAATAGCAAGCACAAGAATGTAGCACGGATCAACTGGTCTTCGTCGGTTGCGGTGTGGCTGAGGATAGAACGCATCAAAGAGGTAGTTTAATAACGATAAAGATGTgtttaataataatgatattGCTTTCTTACTTGAACTTGCTCCATTACgttcaaaattatttacacgGAACAATTCGTCGATGTATATGGACTGGGTGGAGTCGGTGGTAATGCTTGATTAAGGAGCACCGTACACTGTGCATCCAAATCGTTAAATATTTGTAGCGTTAAGTTGATCGTGAAAATGATCACCATCAACACAAAGCTGACCCAGTAACGTCGAGGTGAAGGTTTGTAGCCTTCACCTTGTAGCATACGCAACACTAGCAGTGGGTACTGTTGGTAGAAAGCGGTTAACATTTTTAATCCAACCATCCAACAAAGTGCCTAGAAAATGGGTAAACTTACCACACACACTATAGAAATGGAAACGAGGATGATGTTTAGCCAGAACTTTAAACCTAAATCCGGTCCCACTTGCAGCAACGACTCAAGCTGATGAATGTTAACGGTGAGAATCGTTATTAGTCCAGCAATGTTGTGCACATCGATCGATGGTGTACGATCGTTGGTCTTGCTACTATCCTCTCTGTCGTTATCTTTTTCCTGCTCAACTATTCTTCTAACTGACACAGTTGCTTGCTGCAACGGGATCGATTCCGGATGTTCGATCATAGCGAAATTATTATGTTATCACTCTCCAACGGCCCTACCGTGTCGAATAGATTTGGcagactgctgctgctgcacctaCCTTTGTTTCGACATCAGCCAAAGTCGACGGCTAGAAAATCATTTGCTGCAAGTTCAATGCATTTGGTCGTGATAAGATATGTGCAAAGTTTGGGTACGATATATCTTATCAAAAAATTGCATTCGTTTTAGATGGTATTTGTGTTTTATCGGGGAGAATATAGGTCATTGTTATTGCATACAGGTAAGGACTAATGCAACCAAAATGCGAAACCATAATAGACCAAAATAGAGTTACACGTCCGTTACTTTTCTGCCGACGTCTAGACGACTGATATCTATACGACTGATATGAGTCATCAAAGATGGCAAAAGTTGAAGTGTACGTTGTGGCAGATGGCGTGTAATCTCACACAAACTGGGCAAGATTAATCATGTAACACAAATTTGACAagattagtaaaaaaaattatattttacatgGTCCAAATGAGCGATTCTGTTGCtgttaatgataataataattttgtagTTAGTTTGACCAGACTCCACGTCTGCCTCTGGGATTCTCCTCAGTATAGTTTGCTCCAAAATATCCAAGAGTataaacttaacaatattggaataattatgattattgtttCGCTCAATTATAATTGGTTTTCATTAGCTCTCTATTTTACCAGTATTAATGGAGGGTAGCTTTCTGTGTTTCGAATGACTTACCGCTGACGAGTCCTAAACGTACATTCGTAGTAAAACGGGTCGTCTATTCGAGATTGGAAGCCAATCCTACTATATTGTTGAGATTTGCTTAATTTACTGTTATATTAAATAGGGATTGGAGGCACTGAACCATGTCGTGCAAGCATTCAAATTTCTAGTTGGGTCTAAAGTACGGTAACTTTACAGTTCGTTCAGTTTCATCAAATGATCGAACGAACTACGAGCGAACAGCACGTCCAATATAGGCAAAAAACTTCAATTTTGAAATCACTATTGAATTGACTATTTGACTCCCGTTCCTGGCGTGTAAAGATCGGTGCCTTTGTCGCATTTACCTCCGGATCCGTTTCCCCACTCCTAATTGTAACTGTCTGCTCCTAAGTTAAGCAAATCATTCTCCAAAGGCGATTAAATTTCAACATGTCCGGATATCCGTTTCAAACACTGTATGTGGCCTGGTTACAGGGCATCGTAGCGTAACTCCGGCATACATATTAACTTCAGGGTTGGTGGTGGGCTGGCTGGTTCTTGGTTAACGGTTCCTGACGGTTTCGTCGGTTTTCGTCTTAGGATGCCGCACTATCATTTCACCTCAATTTACGCCTCTTCTGTCCATGTGGATGGAACGCTTCCCCCGGTGCTTCGGAAAATGAACGTAAAACCTGTACCGATCGTTCAGTTCATCTAGAAGAACGAATAAGTACGCTCAACTTCACATGAAAGTAGTAACATTAACAACTCTAATTTCAAGTGCTGTGCAAGCAATATGGGCTTTTGCTGCCCTTATTGCCAGTAGAGGCAAGCACCAGCTCAGTTGTTATCAGCTCAACACAGCGCTAGCGAGGACCACCTAAGACTTGATGGAGGATAGCTCGAGGACCTTCCGAGGAGGCAGTACTACGTAATACAAACTTATGTGTTTATAGTCTCGAGACACAGTCCTAGAAGGATGATTTACCCCGTATCTTTAGAAGGATAGTAGATTGACATCATCCAACAAATAAAGCTGCGAAGCatggataaaaacaaatctgGATTTGGGCTGATCTTTGATATTTGACGGGTAAAAACACTGTTCAAACCAAATGATAGCAAAATAAGTCTTATCCGGGCTCTGAAAACCCACCAACAAACATTAAGAATTGGCATTGTAAGTTTAAATGTGGCCGTAGCGACACAGCCGATGCAAAACGTCCGTGGTCGCCCAAATGATGTAGTTTCGCCAGGACCGATGTGAATGATACAGTTTGAGAACATTTGTGAGAATTTTATACGCGTTGCGTTGTCTCTTAGAACAGGAACGCTCTGTTCTTCACAGCTAGTTGCGGGCTAGCCACGCTGGCAATACTCTTGGGCACAAAGTGAATTTTCCGAGCAGTGCTGCGACGTACCGGTTAGAGCTGTCCTGTAGCGATCTGCGCCACATGATATATTTCTGTTTACAGGTATGGGACATATGGCCATAAGTAGCCGGACCTGATAGCTTTAAGGGGATTGTGTTTCACAATCACGGAATAGTACCGGAGGGCACCCACCACACCACAATTTTCAGACATGGTTAGCTTGATGGTATGTTGGCACTCTCGATTGGTTTGGTGACGAACCGTGAGCTGAAGCTTAAGCTGTCATTTTGTGTGACGTAACGGTTGCACAATAGTGCAGTCGCTTTGATGGCTGGAATTCGAAGGTTTAGTTCAACGCGGATGCGAGGGAGTTGCGAGGGGATGGAGGTACATGAAAAAAGATGCATCTACAGAGGGTCATCTTGTTTTACAGAGCTACGAATAGGAAAAGCAGAGGAAAGCTGACCATTTACGAGCTAGACGTGAAAATGGTTATTCGCCAATCGAACTCAAAAGATCAACTAACCGAGCATCGAATCCCAAGGAGATTATTGTCGACCAGAGATCGATCAGCTCGGTACAAGGCCAGCGAGAGATCGAAGAAGACAAGTTTATCACTCAAATACTCAAACCAGCAAGGGATGCTGGCTGACCTGAGACCTATTTTGAGGCTAATGACAAACAGCTTCTAATTACTGCTGCTAATGACAAttgattttgtcaaaaaaatcctttgatCGTGGGAAGGACTAATACTTATCTACTCACCCGTTTACTTGTCCCGCAAGATGcttttcggatattttacaaaccctaacatatttttttaggaAATCTTTAAACGTACATGAAACAACGGATAATagattaaaatagaaaaaaacgtatgatttttatttggaTCAATCTTAACACATGTCAGGCTTTGTAGAATctaatatatgtatatatcaTGTTCTTGCATGATCGATTGTATatctctcctttttttttgttttgcttttattttagtaCTTAGCTAGGAATTAGGGAAGTTGGTtctgctgtgttttttttttttttttgtaggttcTACACGCGAGAGCGAtattaaattgtaaatttatCATCTTTTTTCCATACTCATTGTTCTCCTGTCTCTTGCTAAACGGCATTAAAGCGGAAAGGGGGAGTGGGAGAGGGTGATACTCGTCCCACATACTCGTCGGAAGAAGTGTCTATGTATTGCCAAATGGATCGATGCTCAAAAAATAAACGGTGCATAGTAAAGTGCGTGAGTACGCCATGTGACTAGGACTTGAATCGGTCGCATTTCCGTGTCTTGCGTTGCTTGACCTTAACCTGTTCGCTTTGCATATTGCATTTACTTGTTTTAAAACGACACTAAACCATAACCAAACATCGTTTAGTatctgcagcagcaacggaaatgtttggaaaacaaACTGCACTGCACAAAACCGTAATCCGCGACGTGATTGTCTGGTTAAAACGCATAAGAAACGGAGCATTATTTCgacccacatacacactccaGACCATTCGACCATCTACATTGCACTTAACAAGGACAGGgaaaatgctgctgctgctgtttccgCCTATGCCGGGGAATGTTGCtattgctatttatttttcatcatcattaaacTGACGAGCTTAGAACAatatgtttttctctctctctctctctctctctctctctctctctctctcttaacCGCTAAATCTTCGTTCAAATCTCTGAGTAAAGTGGAAAAATAGAGCTTTGTCAAAGAGTGCGCTATTATATTTGCTTGAGCGTGTGCGAATCAATTACGTTTAGAGAGTTATAAGAGGGTGCAGTAGTATATAAAAATGTGTGTTGTTATCTGTGCATCATATAGTACTCTTACCGGCGCTGAGTGGTTTTTTCTTAGCAAAGGTAGTCGAATTGTCAAATGTTTCGAAAGCGTTTCACGAATGTCCCACTAGCTGTGTTAAAATTTTGCTCCGCAGCGACGCACGTGTCGCACATTATCTAAGAAAAACACGACGAGACAAGAGGCATATTAGTCAATAAGTTTAATAATTGTCTGGAAACGGTGTGCATTcatatattatatatatattagatgacttttgtttctgttttggcatagttttttttctgttattgtGCCATTAATTTTCTTACATATGCTTCTTGCAATAGGAAAAgatttatataaaatttttatcgAGCCTGTTTACCGAGCTCTTAAGATAGTTTAGCTTATTTTTAGCTTTTGTAGGTACAGTGCCGTACAGTTATCCGGGCAAACTTTGAAGATGATTTTCTTAACCTAGGGAAAGGACAATAAGCaatctttattttttgcttcgaaACTGCAGCAAACTTGCATCTtcaaatttgaagaaaaaaatattcgaaaATCTATTCACAAATTTGTAACCAATAACATTCCGATgattatcaatttattttgcaaaaatcatTCTTTATCCACTCTTTTGTGTATTTGGGTTACTTATGGTTGATTATCGTTtgaagaaatgaaagaaatttgTAATTCCAACCACAAATTGGTGGGTAAAAATTGTCCAGTAGTGTGTCCGGTGCTGGAACCGGGTCCAGAAATAGATGGAACTGGTTCCGGAACTGAATTCGCACCTACGGTTCCGAGCCCACAGCTCCAGTTCCCACGACTCGCTTTTTTAACGGTTAACGGAGGTTTTGGATGACAAGATCGTGGGCTAgaattggatttgaaccccgggtcCTGCCGTCTGATGATCGCCGCCTCTTTTGACTCACCACTGGACCTGTTTCCTCAGACCTAGTCAAACCAGAGTCCTAATATCCAGTCCTTTTTATTCttcatggcttactagactcgaatggcttactagactcgaatggcttactagacttgataccacatagttggatcgTCAGTCCTTACAACGAGAGAgctgtccggatgggatttgactCTTCCCCACTCCTAAAATTGTAACTGTCCGCTCCTAAGTTAAGCAAATCGTTCTCCAAAGGCGATTAAACGATTTCAACATGTCCGGATATCCGTTTCAAGCACtgtatgtatgtatttgtttgttataaTGTTCTGTAAATGTTTTATGTGTTGTCTGCGCATGTGTAAATGCGTGTGAATATTGTAAGAATCATTGCATTGCATGCTTTATCACCAGTGGAGGTTGTACCGAACGATCTTCTTTTTAATTATGAGCTTTTTTCTTGTCCTAAGGGCTTATGCTGCACCTTTAGCGTATTTTCTTTATGTATTTCGGTTTGCCACGTTGTTAatgtgtacatgtgtgtgtgtgtgtttttctgtaACTTTCATAGCTTTCGTAGCTCGTGTTAATGATATGCTTCAATAGTTAATAGGTGAGTCGTTTAAAAGAGCGATATAAAATTGCCATTTATTTTCTCGTTTGCGCCACACTGCTTTTGGGTACTAATATTTAGGGGCTGTCTTAGCATTTATCCGTAACAATATTGTGTGTTGCCCGAGATGGAGAAAAATATCATATCCAATGCAAAGGTTTTGGGTTTGCTAAACAATTGCTATACGTtaccagtttttgttttaaatttatttcttcttcttttacaaACAATTTGTAAACGCCACTTTCATTCATCATTCGGATacgataaaattttatcaaacaattATCAATCTTTTGCTCACGCACGCATTTTTCCTCCCTTGCCAGAAAGGTACACTGACTCTAGTTTATCAATGCGAATGCGAATAACTGTTCTCATTAATTGCATTGCATTCCGTACTAAAAGCTTGCCGTCGTCCTCGTGCAGTGTACGATTGATGGCATCAACGGTttctaagaaaaaaacgcttttccaCTTTCAGCCTCTaacattgttgttttgttgatctTTAAAAAACTTTACCTCAATTAGAAACCAAAATCAGGCAAATTGTTTTTCTCGTTGTATTTATAATCACTTTCCGGGGCCGCATGGCGGGGAATggttattgtgtgtgtgtgtgtttttgtagcATTAACCGGTATATACCATACAGAGAAGAAATAGCAAGAAGAAACGGTAATGGAATCGATTTAAGAGGTAATAGTTGAAACAGTAATCTACCGCCGAAAAGGGCATCTACTTaattgagagagagaaaaggaaaaaagaagttaAACTTCCGAGTAGTAGTGGCGATCTAGTGGGAAAAGTGTACCACGTGATAGCGTCGCGCGTCTTAGCTGTGATAAGTTGGCATTTTTGTGCGCTAAAATTGTTTTCTGACAGCTTACCCTATTATTCGCTCTAACGGTCCTAGTTTTGCTACACTGCTACTGTATTGCTCTGGACACACCACGCTTCAGTCAGATTTCACATTCGCGCTAACTGATCGTGTGTTTCGACTCGATGATCTCGCGTCCGCCCTCAACAAACACATTGattaacacatacacaaaactaAAAGAACAGAGAAAAATCTAAAGTATTAACACTAAAACCCGTGTCTTTGGAGGAAACTCGTCTGAATTGTGTAATTAAAATTGCTATCGTCTTAACTAGCTCCGCTACGAGTTAATGCATTGGTCAGATCTATCATTTAACTGTCAAAGCTAGGTATCGATCTTCGCGGGCCTCGTCAGCgtatctgtttttgtttgaggGGTTTGCATCGGTTTTCGTGTTCCGAACATCTCAAACTTACCCAGGCCACCCACGAAGCTGTTGCTAAATTCGCTACAGTACGGTTCCAACTTTGTAAAAATCGCTAATTCCTCGCAGAGAGCGGTTGGTGTAATGtggtttttccctttttcgtttcccttCTCCTTTGCGCGTGTAACAAATCGAAAACGCTTCACACGTCCGATTGAGATTTACTATTAACAAAACATATCCACCTGTGCTTGTAGCTTGACTCGAACGCACAGTAATCTCGTGATGAGATTCCTCTCTCTTACCATATTAAAGCGTATTCAATTCTGAATGTAAGACATCTCACACGTTCTACGATGCATGGAGCGGTGCGTGGTCTTCAAATGCTTTCAGTAACATCTTTATGTAAGTAAATAGTAGATAGTAGACGGTAAACGGGTTTTAAAGAAATCTTCTAGACGTATTAAAACAATCCTCTAGACACAGCTTCTTCTAGTGCGAACAATATCATCCACGGGAACCGTATCAACACTGTCCCTATAATGCATCATTTGTGAGAAGCAAGTAAAGTGCTATGTGTGGTAGTACGCAGGACGGGGTACATGCACACATTAGCATAATATACGTAGTAGTAACTCTGGTCTGACTTGTGCTGTTTACAGCAAAATATGAACTGGATCTTAAAAGTAATTAACTATCCCAATCCCCTCACTAAACAAAACTAAGCCCAAcaggaatgtgtgtgttttttttttaaattcatttggGTTTTCGCCTATTGCACAGCGTATGTTTTTACAGCATATTACTAGCTCcaaccgttttgtttgttccctTCTTTGTGCACGCCTGTggcgttccgttttttttcttcttcttcgtctacGTCAAACTAATTAAAGTCCGTTTTTAAATGTGCCCAAAGACAAAATTCTTCCCGCCATCTTTTGCTTCTACTTTTGGCCCAATAATTGTGCTTGGCTTAGAAAAATGGTTAACAACCATAAGCTCAAAGCCTACTCCCGCGTaaactactaccactacttcAACTTTGTTAAGTAGTTGTCAAATTGACAGTTTCTTTCACCAGCTGTCAAATTGGCTAATCAATTCAATTTGCGCGTATTACTTAGGAATGTATCATCTGTGCGTTTTGGCATCAGTACGAAATGCGACACGCTCTTCTGTCACCCCTGCTATCACCCTCTTATCATCTTGCGGACGGTGAAGATGACGCTGTCGGCTGTTGCGGTTGGCGTAGctggaaaaaaattgcaaGTAAAGCTAAAGCAGTACTTCGAAGTAGGAGGTGCTTAGTAGGGACTAGAAATAGGGAAAGAAGtattgtaaaaacaaacaaaaaatcgaaccaGGAACGGTGCGATTTAAGTAAAAAACAAAGTTAAAAAGTAACAGTAAAATAGAAAAggttagagaaagagagagagagagagaaagagagaaaaaggggaaaagagaTTGAAAGTAGAAAAGATGTTTGTGGTTAGTTTGAGAGGAATTGGTAAAACTCGCACTAATgagtaacaatttttttttctgcttttagtAACAAACTCTAGTGTCAAGCGTGTACAGAAGATGCAAAATGTGCCAGTTGCAAAGGTTTGCCAACCGGCGTATAGCTACGAAGCGCACTGTGCCTACATTTGTCTACGGCAAACGGCTACTCGGGCGGAGTGGTGATAATTTTTACCGTAGTGGTAGTGGTCGTATCGTTGTTGGTACTGGAGGATGCATTGGACATGTCCGACCGTAGCGTGAGACTGTCCAGCTCGGAGATGAGGCTGCCGGTGGTAGGATCCGGGCTGCCAAGCGGACTCGTCACGCCTTCCGTAACTGACGGAAGCAGTGATTCATTGGAAGGTTGGctgtaaaaaacaaacaagaattaACCATATTCAAAAACACATGTACACATGCACGATAAGCATTTTCCAAACCGTGACCTACCGTTCGGAGGTGTGATAATCTCCGGGCGCTGAGTTGGAACGTCCCGAGCGACAGAAACGCTCGAGCCGCGAACCACCCGCCTGCGGTGCCCGGCCCGATATGCCTTTGGTGAATGGATTCTGGAACGAGTGCTTCTTCAGCATCGTCTTGATGAGTATTAGCGTGTCCAGCTTCGGTATGCTCTTGACCACACTGTTCATATCCTCGTCGTTGATCTGCACCAGCCGACAGTTTTCTTCCTCCGTCGGTAGCTGCACGCTACCGTTCTTGGTAAGCCAGGCGTGCTCCTTAATCTGGGGCAGCGTGATACGTTGCTGCGGAT
This genomic window from Anopheles maculipalpis chromosome 2RL, idAnoMacuDA_375_x, whole genome shotgun sequence contains:
- the LOC126567143 gene encoding uncharacterized protein LOC126567143; this encodes MIEHPESIPLQQATVSVRRIVEQEKDNDREDSSKTNDRTPSIDVHNIAGLITILTVNIHQLESLLQVGPDLGLKFWLNIILVSISIVCVYPLLVLRMLQGEGYKPSPRRYWVSFVLMVIIFTINLTLQIFNDLDAQCTVLLNQALPPTPPSPYTSTNCSV
- the LOC126557181 gene encoding protein claret segregational, producing MFNMDSKIPKPAFLKKPAGPLSLPGNARLPLSRDLLNLPQANATMFAKRMASPDKPSNGGVLNRAKLRRSRSATDLNRPDFHRPKYMSNLAPIASRSVAINATTVSMMVGSDLIKPLSETNGTRTHLRRSRSACDIAMKSNVSSGSSTNTSSVSGMSSLAGYKRQPPAAAAVRNGVPAKVSKMVTLNPKNAGPAGIATTTLTKPSSQKPAIALTASKKAMVPPIKSILGVKTGSSSGGGGVTVSSTKTTSVNAPKANAVGTKPVGKTMNKRIPPYDYKARFANLTEKHKALVEKHEKLQEEHASREALQELYDDCTRELSNLKNQHTQLQAELRQIRLENEELKQSNVTLTAALQHTETELSKYREKFTVVDRENEELRKQLKELEERTAYLEEENITLQDTNQRNTELLFHANIERKDLHNMVMDLRGNIRVFCRVRPPLPSEANRIECGWKYLDEQSIELIAMDGTNKRMDFSFDHVFHPRTTQQDIFDNVSPLIQSALDGYNVCIFAYGQTGSGKTYTMDGVPDSLGVIPRTVDVIFNAVHDYKCFGWEYEIRVTFLEIYNEVLYDLLDTSGTTKELEIRMANAKNKTEVYVSNIIEQTVESTGRLHQLMNIAKMNRATAATAGNERSSRSHAVTKITLIGTHQDKGETCIGSVNLVDLAGSESPKTSVRMDETKNINRSLSELSNVILALVQRNEHIPYRNSKLTHLLMPSLGGNSKTLMFVNVSPFQDCFMETVKSLRFASQVNSCKMQKVKKNKVLNGSAVM